AACCGATCGTCGTGCAGCCTGACAGCGACTTTCGTGTGCTTGGAAAAGTCATCGGTGTTTCTCGTAAATATGAAAGATAGTTTGCAATGCCTCAACAAGTCTCCACATCCACGATGTTCCGCGTGGTTCCCAATTCGTTGCTGCAGCAATGGTTCATCCACCATGTGCCCGGCCAGTTCGATGTTCCTTGGGAAAAGCTGGCCGAACGGGAAGTCGATCCAATGCTCGACTACATCAATGAACTGCTTCCAAGTGATCGCAACGCCGTCGAGGTCGATCTTCAAAACGTGCGATCGTTCGCCAACGAAGCCGGCATGACCGCGATCGACGACACAGCGAAATTGCACGGCGTCCCCGACCTGATGTCTCGCATCCCGACCGACCTCGATTTGCACGGCCGAGCGATGTGGGTCCGTTTGAACGAACCGGAGATTTTTGCGGCGTCATCCACCTTTCTCGACCTCGAAACATGCAGTTTCTGGCGACGGCGAAACGATGTGCCGGCGGATGTCGAATTCGCGCCAAATGTCAAAGAACGATTGGCCGAAGGGATCTCGAATTTACTGCGTGAAGAAGGTCGCGGCCAATACGTCACCGTTGAAACCATTACCCGCAATGAAATGGAGTACTTCATCGCTCATCCGGATGACTTTATCCGCTGTGAAAACACTCACGATGACACAGGTCGGTTAAAAACGATCGCGATTCGTCCCACAGTGCAGGTCATATTCGCTTATGACCGAGTCGCCGGTTCACTCGAACTCAGCACCGAACTTCGACAGCCACGCAAGGAGCGGCTCGAACAAATCTTTGCTGACCGCGTGCTCGGATGGAGACTCGGACCCTACGAACCAGACCAAGCCTATGCACTCGATCACCTCAAAAATCCGACGTTCCATTTGGCGACCGATCCTGTGGATAACATCCGCGCTCGCATTGAAACGATTTCGATGCTGAATCGAAACTCCAATCGCCCCCTTTCCACTGGGGTCAACAAGAAGAATGCTGAAGACACAATCCATCAAGCGATCGCCGAGGAGTTGAGCTCATCGGACGAACTGCTTTGGCAATTCCGGGTGAACGCGGTCGAGATCCGGATCGACTTTCCCGCCACACGTTTTGCACGGGCCGGTCATCGCAAGATTCGCATCTCGCCGCGAACATGCAACCTGCGAAGCTTGACGCCCGATCGCGCCGAGATCGTCCAGAAGCACTTGAAAATGTGGGAGATCGACTGTGCGACCAACGACGCACCCAGTCTGGTTGCAGTGGGAGCTTGATCCGCCGGTCTTTACGGTTGACGAGGTCACTCGCGTCTACAGGACGCAACTCGCCCCGGCCAGGCATCATGGTTTACTCCGCCCGACAATGCGTGCTGCTGCGATCCGCTGTCCTGACTGTGGCGAGGACCAACCGGTGACCTACGTCCCGGACGCAAGTGGAATTCGTCAGGGTTACATTGTTTGTTCGCCATGCGGTCCAACGCGGATTCGTCCCGAGCAACTGGACCAACTGGTGTTCGACACCGCTGCAGCACTGCACCATTTATTCGCTGATACGAGGCGATCGATCGAACCGTTGGTATCCGATCGGCTCTGGCATATTGGCCGGAGGACGATCGCCAGCCGCAGTCGTGAACTCTGGTTCGTTCGCGGCATCGCGTTTAATTATCACGATGAGATCCTCGAAAAACTGAAGCGACGGCCGCGGACGATCATCTTCACGCCCACGCCAATGGTCGCTGAGTACTGGGAAGAACACCTTTCCAATCGAGTGATCGCGATCGAAGATGTCGTTCACCAGGACGAGGTTCAACTATGGCTCGACTGGGATGCGATCGAGGATCAAATTCTCGAAGCGGCCGATAGTCACGATTTAAAGCCGCCATCAAGGTCCAAACGATCGAGTCGAGTCGCTAAGATCGAACTGCTCGTCAATGAACTGAAACAACATCTCAGAACCGCGGCCAGCTATGCGGAAGCAACTGCTGAGTTACTGCCGCGTCCAACCCAAAACGACATGGCCGCCCGAACGGGCATGAGCAAAGTGGATGTCAGCCGCTGCTTGAAGGACGATTCGGCGAACGAACTTCGGTTGCTTTGGCAAACCGCTGGCGACCTCGACGCCGTCCTGCGATTGCCACAAAAATCTCTCCGCTGAAAAACATTTCTCCAACCTTCGCCATTCGGGTCTCCCAGTTGGAAGGTCTACAAGTAGGAGCGGTGTGTTAACTCCACTGCCGACATTTGTAATCTCTCTTGGACAACAGACCTAATGCAACACGCTGATGCCACGGTAACCGAACGGCAAGTTGATGAAATTATCGATATTCTCGCAAAAGCCGTCGTCCGGCATTTGACGGCACATTCCAATCACTTGGAAAAAGACTCGCCGAAAGTCTCGCACGTTGGCTTGAGTTCTTCGGCAAATGATCGCTCTCTGTGATCAAGCGGTAAACGAACCGCGAGATTTACGATCCTTACTCTTTAGCCACGGAGAACCCATGTCCTTAAACATCAACCGCGAAGTCGCCCGCATGAAGCGAATGGCGACCGGGGCTTTGAAAGACCATTACGAGTCCGTCTGCGGCGAGCCCCCACGCAGCCACAATCGCGATTGGCTTGTCAAGAAAATTGCTTGGCGGCTGCAAGCGAACGAAGAAGGAGGTTTGCCAGAACGAGTACGCCAGCGGGCGCTAGCGATGGCCGACGACGCCGACTTGCGAAAACGTCCGCCTCGCGACTTTACCATGAAGATCGACGAAGCCAATGAACAAACGTGCCTCGTTGCTGCTGACGATGATCGTGACGAACGATTGCCGCCGCCTGGCACCATTCTGACGAAGACCTATAAGGGCAGGACGTTAACCGTTTTGGTCCGTCAAAGCGACTTCGAGTTCAACGGCGAGATATTCAGCACGCTATCGGCAATCGCTAACGCGGTGACCGGCTCGCACGTCAACGGTTTCACGTTTTTTAAACTGAGCCAGAAGAAGGGGGCAAATCAATGATCGCATCCACCAAACAGCCTAAAAACATTCGATGTGCGATCTATACTCGCAAATCAACAACGGAAGGGCTCGACCAAGATTTCAACACTCTCGATGCGCAACGCGAATCCGGTGCTGCATACATCGCCAGCCAACGAGGTGAAGGCTGGACCGAAGTTGAAACGCTCTATGACGACGGCGGCTTTACCGGCGGCAACATGGAAAGACCGGCGCTGAAACGCCTTCTCAGTGATATTGAGGCCGGTTTGATTGATTGCGTGGTTGTTTACAAAGTCGATCGACTCAGCCGCAGCCTGCTCGACTTTTCTAGAATCATGAATACGCTCGACGTCGCAGGTTGCTCGTTCGTCT
This genomic stretch from Novipirellula caenicola harbors:
- a CDS encoding DUF2924 domain-containing protein, whose translation is MSLNINREVARMKRMATGALKDHYESVCGEPPRSHNRDWLVKKIAWRLQANEEGGLPERVRQRALAMADDADLRKRPPRDFTMKIDEANEQTCLVAADDDRDERLPPPGTILTKTYKGRTLTVLVRQSDFEFNGEIFSTLSAIANAVTGSHVNGFTFFKLSQKKGANQ